The following is a genomic window from Homalodisca vitripennis isolate AUS2020 chromosome 5, UT_GWSS_2.1, whole genome shotgun sequence.
aacctAAAGTACCTAAATTATaccaacccgttactaatggatgtgaaccgtgcaaACAATCCCCGTTGGGTCCTTGCAAAGTCATGAAAAACTCTAGAGAATTCAAAAGTAGCGTAACTGGTTTAACATATCCCATgattggcaaagtaaactgtgactaagaatgtaatttataacatgaattgtaaattttgtaacatcaGTACACTgggaaaacataatatttttcataaagacaaggagaagccaaaacataaaaaagcacacaaaaaaacaaaattaaagagtGTTATGATcttaaaagaattaatataaggtcttcccttgtcctgaataaaattaataatgaataaataggtaacaataaaaaaatctcgAACAAGCCCATCAGCTACTTCTAAAATCTaaatacccaaatggtttaaatttaagataaaattaactcTTCTAAATTTCCTTCTGTGCCTTTAAATGATTTAACAACTGGACCCTGTATGTTTCAGTTGCGTATTTACATGTGTGATTATTGTCTTCTTATATGTTGTGTTTATTgctgttttgatatttttatttcgcTTTGTGAAGATGTGGGTATAAAATCCCATGAAATATAGAACcgttatttctttgtttttatttcaataagtgaaatactatatatatatatatatatatatatatatatatatatatatatatatatatactatagtatacacacacacatatccataaataacttatttagagTAGTACGGTATCCGAGAGCTTATTCGCATTGTTCAAGCACACAACGAATAAATGCAAATGCAATGCGAATCTAGTTGTTATTCGCATTGCTTTCCGTACAAATACGATAAATGAACTATCAATGAGAAACAAATCTATATTCATATTGCGCCGGTTaaacataaaatgataaattgtctcacattatattgttttaaactcaAATGACCTTTAGTTAACGAGACGTAATACTTAGCTAAAATCTTGCCATTTAGTGTATTTTACGTCGTTTGCCTTCGATAATACTTCTATTTATATAGCTAGTGGATGGTAAGTAGCATGGAAAGtttatcctttaaaaaaattattgtttgatattttggTACTTtcggattataccgaccacaccagtatgaagaacacaaaaatataaatttacagaaacaaacatttatagaatgaaaaaacaactctttaattataaaattacaaacttacaacgattatcaattgttaatggggtcagattccgttatatgcccccaacgcttaaactatTTTCAATGAACTTAGCCGGAGCACTCGCATTtcgggtggcggagtgtgatcaagaataaaaacaagttttgtgttttttttcaataaagagtttagtttttgtttggtaatgtttgtttttgttgaatttttgtgtttggagaaatgtaggtgtaaaacacggaagtacaacaaagcgaagcACCAGctgagactctgcaatcacgttatctactagaccgctcgaatTTGACCTCTGtgtgaggatggggaggggtgtgcgataagacaattcctgttttatattgacgaaatattgttctacgctaatctagtaatcagtagaagcaaaatgtcaaataacgattcatgtctaggtgtggtcggtataatcccaaagtaccgatattttttacactttgatgtCTTTACATTCGTCGTAAGGAAAAATGGTTCatcaataaaaacgtttaaatttagtttgtgcAAAGTTCTAGACATTTTATCATACCATAGTACTACAACAAAGAAACTGTGTACACAATGAGAACTAAACATTTGTGTCGGTAGCTGCTATGTTATTCATATTGcagttatttcaaaattgtaaacgGAATTTGAAAGCGTCAATATTATGAGGCACTGTTTTGATAAGGTTTCAAGTGAATTCAAACATTCATATAAATTTGAATGTCATATACATATTTTGAgggtgtaaaaaatgtaaacacatgtgTATGACACGGGGTATAATCAGTCGCAAGCCAAATACGAGAGTCTGCTTACGATTACCCGTGAATGATTATAAGCCTCACGACATTAATTAACATTATCATTTAGAAAGTGAACAAACTTTCACCACTTAAAAAATCATcgggtaataaattaaaacattgaggTTCAGTCACTTATTTTCAAAGGTTTAATTCAAAAGGGCAAGTAACAAAAATGATACATCTAATACTCAAATTTGTCCGACATCATCCTAGTTGGTACAGGCCGGTGTTATAGAATCTGGGCGTTGATTATCTCTGGTTCGTGTGTTGGACACGCTTGGACAGCTTGATCTGAAGATAGTAGCCTATTTTTTATTGAAGTAGGCCACTGTGAGTGAGACCAACAACCAACACTAAGAGTAAAGTTAAACTCACTAGACTTAGTCCACCAGATATCACTCCATCTGTAAAATGATAAACGTAAATGACAGACAAAATCAGACCAAAAATGTATCCAGTTCAATTTAAGAGAAATTTCTAAGTACTGAACATTGAAATGACAGCACCATAATTTGAGAATATACTGTGTATTGGCTGTACCTAGATTTAATTCAGTATCCTATTCTACAATAGGAGAATTCCTTATTTACTAGATACATAAATgtgtattagttatttttgaaaaaaaaaatactaaaattgcTTGTAATTTTCCAAAAACACAGTTCAGAATAAACCTTTATGCTTTCATACATTATCCTTATGTTTCCAACATTGCGTATGTTTCCATACTTAAATTGTTTCATTAAGTCGAAtatgtaccgaatggacgaacaCATAGGGTTGGATAcgtctgaggtcgtagtaataaatactcgattttcaaatttttatgtttaactgtggcaaataaatataaaagcaccacttctagatgttccaaataaaataatgtattgccacgttgccaccaaatagagtgataaagaactaaatgatatcatgtgTGTGGGTCTAATCGTTCCAATTTTCTATggaaattttgcatacgaacttaataattatttaaaacttcaaaatcgACTTCCCTTCACGTTCCTGTCGACATTCACGAGCGCGAGCGtaagcatcttggctcgacattgcagttGTAGTCTGAAAAATTAAAGATTAGTATATATACTAGAAGTCCAAAATTCGAAATTGAAATCAGATTCAGAGACTCGGTTGAacttgcctaaaacaaaatcacgacggtattagccatttttCGAGATAACTTAAGATTCATTataacgtggtctcgtcagaaggacatcaccaaaaatattatcaatattattctgccaaataaaacattaatcatGGTGtcaatttactatttacaactttatcttatattacattcaaaattagatgtcttgCATGAAAGGGCTAGTTTAtaattcgaaaatataaattatacgtacggacaaggcgcgctagatgttactcggcagcaggaacggcagGTACAAAGTTctcgagagaaaaaattaatacgtgtgccaattaggttatcaatccgccaagaattttgTTACAAGAACATAGGATgcaacttatattaaccagtaatgAATAACAGGGatacgaaaatatgtattatataaaatacaagttaataacGGTACAAATGTAGCTTCCCGTGGGTAGGTCCCCCTTTAATCCAAATATCTATAAGGAAAAATAGGGATTCAAAGTCTGCACCCCAACTTCCAGATGGTCTTTTAACCTATATATAGAATAGAAGCATCTTAATATTACTCGTGGAAAAACTTAAGCACCAGATTAAATCTACATAagatatatatcttaaaaatgaaaatgaactgCCTAACGCTAATTTCGAGAGTTGCCGGACCAATTTGGATTATTACACAAATTGTTGAAGTCCGAGAAAGGTTAATATGAAGAGAAAGATCGGAGAAGGTTCCTGAAATGTTTTAGAattcgtaaaaataattatcatattaacgtttAATCAAATACAACTGACACAAAACAGCTGTTACCACTGTCAGCTGAAGTTTAGAggctgaaaaatgttttacattatatttttagaaaatattgagtataaaatattttattagaagtgtaatgcagatagcaaaggCATAGTtgctatattaattttatctgtgAACAGAATTGCAAAAGTTTGGGCTTGAAACTGGTAGaatttttcgaaattataataCGAATCTGTAAACCGGCTTCAGAAAAATGggcactaacatgcctcaactaACATTCTGTGTGTAAACTAACACAGGCCCAAAAACGCCACGAAttgtataatgaaaaaatgttatacacgattattttgaaatgttctataaaaatagtAGGATATCACCCTTAATACGGAAACAGACACTTTTTAGTCTTAGTAGGCTGCTCTCAGACCTACGTATGTACCTAAACTTTCATCATCGGGGCAACAATGCAATACGTTACACCGAACGCAGATTACAATAACCTGTAATAGACACTTTTTAACCGTGACAGTTTTATCAATTATAGgaagtttataaaatgtaggCGTTCTGGGGAATTTCGGTGTTATTATTCTTATTGTTCTATGTAATAAATCTTCATCTCCTCCTCGTTGTTTCAAAAAAGGTATTCATAGTTTTGATAAATACTTTATTTGAGTCCGTCTACAGTAATGGGTAAGTTCCATCATCAACCAGTTGTCACTCTacttcattacaataaatatttattgcatgcaaagactaataaataacaaaccaTTAGGACTTGGTCATAAGAATCTACTTTGCTCATATAAGAAAGCATAAACACttactaacaaaaattaatgaattcattttatttttaagctgaataaaacaaatttcgaATCGgtagttttgtaattaaatttgtaatacaaaatgaatgtaatatttacgTAAGATTAACATTTTTGGGAataataaagttagaaaaaagttttaaatgccgccatttggaaatttggaaaagtgaTAATAGGAATTCATCTTTTTTTTGTAATCCCTTTAATGGTACCAAagagttctaaaatattttgaaaacaaaaaatacatatggAAAGACACTACACGAAGCGAGATAGAACACATGTTCATtggaacattttgttttgtttttgtgtctactatcaTATCCTGAAGTTGTCCCAGTCTCTCGCACAAAACCCTGTATATCACTGGTTAGCATGATAAGAAAAGTGTCGCACTGTAGATTGAATATTGGATGAACAGCGGATTTATTGAACAAATATTCTggtattatacttaaattttgggtcttgaattacatttaaaaccacATAAAACTATGACTAGGTATTTAGCTAACTTGTTAATTAACGTAAAACATTAAGcataaaaaatcatttcaatttgTACCTGAGGATGTTATTTCATCTAAGATCACTTGCATACCCACAGGAAATGAACAGTAAGCTGACGTAGCATTAGAAACGCAAATGTGAGAGCAAGAAATGCTCCTGCAAGGATCTTCACCTGGTTCTTTTTTAATGTCTTCATGTACCAATTTCACGCTGATGGCCGTCTGTAACAAACCATATTCGGATGTTACTCCTTgataatttaacacatttttgttaaattttccattttaaatacacgagttaaataaaaagcatatacatttatgttattatttacgatgacattcttattaatttattttgtcatacgGCATTACGTATTGGATTATCAATGATTCTGTtacattctttatattataatattaaataataattatattagtattcacatatttattattgtaggcTTAGGAATGGTTTATTACCATGATTTCCTTCATTGTTCATATTGCTTCAATTTAAGTTGctacttgtatatttatttctcaGTACTTTTGTTATCCTATGGATCATTGCATATAGTTACTATATTATATTGCTATTCTTAGCTTCAATTTATGCAATATCTTTTCGCTGTAAGTTATTATTTtcgtaaacatataataaaattagcgttgatttacatttgtaaatttgcaTTGTGCTTATTTTTCTGAGTTTAATGGCGAAGTTAACCTACCGAACGAAAATCAGTGAGCTTCTTCGCAAAGTTCCAGATGGAAGGGTTGACTGAAATCTTGTACAAGACATTCCCTAATTTCATTCTTGTCGCCCAGTACACCATCCCTCCATGGAGACCCAGACCGTACGCGTTGAGCATATAATAGGAAGAGACGTGTTCACGGTGATCTCCGCCGATGTAGTCCATGCTGAATAGTGCCGTAGGTTTCAAGTCGTACACCCTGGTGCCCAAGTAGTACACCCTGCGCTCCTGGAGATCTAGAGTAATGGCCCTTACACTCACCCCTGAGGGACTCACGTTAGGCTGGAAATACTTCCCGGACAGCGTACACGACTCTATAACCTCGCCCGCAATCCAAAAAGCTACCCTAGAAGGATTTCATATCTTTATTTACGCAGTTATGGAAAAGTTGAAATATATTCGTACACTCATGTTGAGATGGAAGAGAAGTGCAATAATTGATTTTCAGAAACTCTATATCAGCCCCATTTggtcttaaatatatattattagttccATCTTCGTAAAGATTTACAAGATCatagtataaaacttaaattttttgacaTTATTACACAAAACTGGGTATATATCTAGTTGAGAACTGctaaatatctaattttatcaACTAAAGATATTAACTGATTAACGCTTTATGGTTAAATCCAAAGTACAAAGCCCTAAGTaggatttcaattatttttctatttttataaagaaatgtgCATAATTATTCTGCCCATCTTCGTGGCACATAGTCTTGTGAGAAGAGTAAGACAGAGATAGTTTGTGCAGAATCTTCTTATCTGtactaaaaacaaaaagaacAGTTTCAAATACTCCTACAACTAGTTGGTTTAACAAAAagtctatatttaatttatttctctgaaatattgtgtattgtatacaattttaatagtcTACTTGAAGTATTTCTAGAATTTGGCTATCTTCTAATGGCCTTATGTCCAGAGTAGATTTAAGGCCCTTTTGTTAAACTGAATAGATACTATAGTAATAACAATCATACATAAACTATCATAACAGTCATCCATTTTCTACAACAAGATATATACAGTGATATCCAGTAGTACCTGAAAAATTGAATGCAAGGGAGTGAATGGCcagaattgttataaatatttgactTACATAACAATTTTCAACTGTTAATATCAAGAACATATTTAATCACACCTTTAGATCTATATATTAATACGTTTTTTACAAGACCGTAACATAAGAGTAGATCATAAGAAACTTATGTGTGATAAACTAAATATCACAAGAGGGCGCTTCAAGAAGGGACCCCAGGAATAAGTTAAAAAGAAagatgtttcatttttttataagataatttagttTATACCCTTTGTACGGGTCTATTTCCATCCTTTTGACCAAAACGTGTTTTCCTGGTCTTCGCATCACAGTTGTGACTTCCCTGCCCTCTAGATCCATTGACATGAAAGCTGCGTTTGAGCACAGTGAGCAGTACATCCAGTAAATCTTGTCGTGAACCCAGTCCACGGCAAAATCATCGCACAACGAGAGGTCCTTCACCAGTTCCGGAGCACTATTTTTCTGCTCCATCGTTGtcctataagttttaaaaattcagtgCAGTTATATTAACAGtaggaattatttataaagttaaatagaAAGGATAACCTTCCAAGGTGTGACTATTCATGTAtatttgagtgtgtgtgtgtttgagcgtttttgttgttgtacatctatatatataaatgcgaatgtttgtttgtatgttccgttataactctggaaccaatgcacgaaacatcgtgaaattttgtacagtgattctacacgttcctggaagtaacataggcatacttttagagaggtggcCGTTTCgctgtttgtatgtatgtcctttatagaatcgtaaactatttgaccgatcattatgaaaatttgtatgtatatttatttttcgacggagaaggtttatatgctatgcctatagatgtatctcgccaccaggcggcactgcaaaagttacaagtttttaaagcgcctgtacactataaactgcgattacgagacagttaagtataagaaatagttttttgtatagagaaaaactatttgaaggcactaagctttgatgtatatttgtcttcaaaatacatttctgcttgAACTTAAAGTACATTtacgtagacaatggctataaacatacacttttgacagattttcttgatcgtggcaacaatacaaactctacatcgtcgttggaaatataattcatttgaaccagaagtgcacatacacgggcaaagcttccaaaaagcgtgcgaagccgcgggaaacagctagttttatataaatagcaaGGAAAAAGGGtcaaatatcttttattataatttaaaacccctttaaacctaaaatttattagaaaatttattgaaaatcaaagcGAATAAATGTATACAAGTTCTTGTTTTAATACACACTTATACACaacctagattttaaataaattaaacatttactccATCAGTAAACGtagtatgtatacaataaaaatgtttttaatctaacagttaatgttgttatataatatgtatatgtgttatatccgtattttgatatatttaaatcaacTCCTGAGaaaatttttctgtaatatataaattaaattttggtaatatttCGTAGAATggatttgtaacaaaatatatagtatCAACAGTCTTACCAACAgttccaaaatttgttttatttagatttgaCATTACATGTTCAAATAAGTAACGAAAATTAGGACGAATGCCCCCCTGTCAGCTTAAAGTAACAGTAATACATAAGGTAACAGAAAAAATAGGTAGACGCAATGAATACTTTTCGATACACATACACATGACAGACATACCACACACGCGCAATCATAGACTCGATTTGCTGGTTTAGAATGTAAGCTGAAGGTTACGTCACTCTTCTCCTGCTTGTTCATTTGCTCTTATCTTACTAGAATCTTATCAGTTAATAAGGTATTTTTGTGACCGGGATTGTATAAAAAATAGTGGAGTTGAATTGGAGAGCACTGAAGTTCGTTTTAAAAatgattgtatatttaaaatttctgtagGGTATAAAGTCTTCACCCCTTTTGCCTATACACTATCATGATGTCGTTCATGTCTTGGTTACTTTCAAAAAGACgacaatgttttgtttaatttatttgctcATGGGTTGGGGTGATGTTCTTTGTCCAATGAGTTTATCCGACGTATATGTTGCTAAGTTTCTCATGGTGTAACTTACATAAACCAGttctacacattttattttttccgtTTACAATATCGtttttattgaaactattaattattgtattggaCGTTTTAAACGCTAAACGTATTCCTGAGTACTGcaataaccaataaaatgttttgtttatcgcatctgtgtgttttattaaatgttaccttacgtgtttttttttaattgctttgaCTTTAAGATTTTACTCACATGAATATGGGACCTTTAATTTATACATGAGGAGTAAAGTCTCATAAAAAATGTTAGAACTATTGACAAATATACTTTTCTACAATTATGAGTGT
Proteins encoded in this region:
- the LOC124362326 gene encoding low-density lipoprotein receptor-like is translated as MEQKNSAPELVKDLSLCDDFAVDWVHDKIYWMYCSLCSNAAFMSMDLEGREVTTVMRRPGKHVLVKRMEIDPYKGVAFWIAGEVIESCTLSGKYFQPNVSPSGVSVRAITLDLQERRVYYLGTRVYDLKPTALFSMDYIGGDHREHVSSYYMLNAYGLGLHGGMVYWATRMKLGNVLYKISVNPSIWNFAKKLTDFRSTAISVKLVHEDIKKEPGEDPCRSISCSHICVSNATSAYCSFPVGMQVILDEITSSDGVISGGLSLVSLTLLLVLVVGLTHSGLLQ